A window of Acidimicrobiales bacterium contains these coding sequences:
- a CDS encoding acyl-CoA dehydrogenase family protein translates to MDFEFTPEQQQFAIDVREFLDANDDPDVFDVTRENMAQIVDTPKRRAFMKSLGHKGWLGITWPEEYGGTDGEGVYEYILNEQLAGRGGPQIGKGVGIIGKTLIAHGSDHLKAEFLPQILENDVEFAVGYSEPNAGSDAASMRLKGERVTSDAGEDGWLLNGQKTWTTSAHFAEWYWVGVRTDPDNKHMGITLMLVPLDQEGITINGIWTMGDERTNEVWFDDVFVPDAYVVGQVNYGFRYISQALDLERFTMFTMSPILQRLDLLTDYVKTAVRDGEPLRDDPKIRARLAQLHTDAEVARVMGLKFVAEAVKVEYLVKAGKPYQPPTVEASEYKLFATELSKRLADAAMDIGGPGSQLRVKTEDAPMKGRSESTYRYTVIDTIGGGSSEIQKNIISRRAMGLPKNF, encoded by the coding sequence ATGGATTTCGAGTTCACCCCCGAGCAACAGCAGTTCGCGATCGATGTGCGGGAGTTCCTCGACGCCAACGACGACCCCGACGTCTTCGACGTCACCCGGGAGAACATGGCGCAGATCGTCGACACGCCGAAGCGCCGAGCGTTCATGAAGTCGCTCGGCCACAAGGGCTGGCTGGGCATCACCTGGCCCGAGGAGTACGGCGGCACCGACGGTGAGGGCGTCTACGAATACATCCTCAACGAGCAGTTGGCGGGCCGTGGCGGCCCCCAGATCGGCAAGGGCGTCGGCATCATCGGCAAGACGTTGATCGCCCACGGCTCCGATCACCTCAAGGCCGAGTTCCTCCCCCAGATCCTCGAGAACGACGTCGAGTTCGCGGTCGGCTACTCCGAACCCAACGCCGGGTCCGACGCCGCCTCGATGCGGCTCAAAGGGGAGCGCGTCACCAGCGATGCCGGCGAAGACGGCTGGCTCCTCAACGGCCAGAAGACCTGGACCACCTCGGCCCACTTCGCCGAGTGGTACTGGGTCGGCGTCCGCACCGATCCCGACAACAAACACATGGGCATCACCCTCATGCTCGTTCCCCTCGATCAGGAGGGCATCACCATCAACGGCATCTGGACGATGGGCGACGAGCGCACCAACGAGGTCTGGTTCGACGACGTCTTCGTCCCCGACGCCTATGTCGTCGGCCAGGTCAACTACGGCTTCCGCTACATCAGCCAGGCGCTCGACCTCGAGCGGTTCACCATGTTCACCATGTCGCCGATCCTCCAGCGTCTCGACCTGCTGACCGACTACGTGAAGACCGCGGTGCGAGACGGCGAGCCGCTGAGGGACGACCCGAAGATCCGGGCCCGTCTCGCCCAGCTCCACACCGACGCCGAAGTGGCCCGGGTCATGGGCCTCAAGTTCGTGGCCGAGGCCGTCAAGGTCGAGTACCTGGTGAAGGCGGGCAAGCCGTATCAGCCGCCCACCGTGGAGGCGTCGGAGTACAAGCTCTTCGCCACCGAGCTGTCGAAGCGCCTCGCCGACGCCGCGATGGACATCGGCGGCCCCGGTTCGCAGCTCCGGGTCAAGACCGAGGACGCGCCGATGAAGGGACGCTCCGAGTCGACCTACCGCTACACCGTCATCGACACCATCGGCGGCGGTTCCTCGGAGATCCAGAAGAACATCATCTCCCGCCGGGCCATGGGCCTTCCGAAGAACTTCTGA
- a CDS encoding CaiB/BaiF CoA-transferase family protein, whose amino-acid sequence MTPALDGIRVLDFASVGPGARASRMLSDYGAEVIKLGPTPKDGGKLLVPPYYAYSGHRLMRRGLLDLKADAGREAYLALARTADVVLESFRPGVVDRLGIGYEATRAVNDRIVYCSTSGFGQTGPQSAWAGHDVNYLAVSGYLDCTGRRADGSPPLPGATVADIAAGGMHAVMAIMAGLLRRERTGTGEFLDVSIADGAFGLMSLYVDEYLATGTEPGPGHYILTGKYACYDIYTCADGRHLSVGAIEPAFWRNLCRELDLEQYTAAQMDDDLQDEVRAAFAAVFATKTRDEWADQLGPADCCVAPVNTVAEAVDDQQYAARGMVVEADHATEGIFRQTGPVWAGTTRPDGPYPVRAGTVTDTADLLAEAGYERTTIDGLLENGVIA is encoded by the coding sequence ATGACTCCTGCCCTCGACGGCATCCGTGTACTCGACTTCGCGTCGGTCGGACCCGGCGCTCGCGCGTCGCGCATGCTGTCGGACTATGGCGCAGAGGTCATCAAGCTCGGCCCCACGCCGAAGGACGGCGGCAAACTGCTCGTGCCGCCGTACTACGCCTACAGCGGTCATCGTCTCATGCGCCGTGGCCTGCTCGATCTTAAGGCCGATGCCGGTCGCGAGGCGTACCTCGCCCTGGCCCGGACCGCCGACGTCGTGCTCGAGAGCTTCCGGCCCGGCGTGGTCGACCGCCTCGGCATCGGCTACGAGGCAACCCGCGCGGTGAACGACCGCATCGTGTACTGCTCGACCAGCGGTTTCGGCCAGACCGGTCCCCAGTCGGCGTGGGCCGGTCACGACGTGAACTATCTCGCCGTCTCGGGCTATCTCGACTGCACCGGCCGGCGGGCCGACGGCTCCCCTCCCCTGCCCGGGGCCACGGTGGCGGACATCGCCGCCGGCGGCATGCACGCGGTCATGGCGATCATGGCCGGCCTCCTGCGCCGTGAGCGCACGGGAACCGGCGAGTTCCTCGATGTCTCGATCGCCGACGGCGCCTTCGGGCTCATGTCGCTCTATGTCGACGAGTACCTCGCCACCGGTACGGAACCCGGCCCGGGGCACTACATCCTCACCGGGAAGTACGCCTGCTACGACATCTACACCTGCGCCGACGGCCGCCACCTCTCGGTGGGCGCGATCGAGCCGGCGTTCTGGCGCAACCTGTGCCGTGAGCTCGATCTCGAGCAGTACACGGCCGCGCAGATGGACGACGATCTCCAGGACGAGGTCCGCGCCGCCTTCGCCGCCGTCTTCGCCACGAAGACCCGCGACGAGTGGGCCGACCAACTCGGTCCGGCCGACTGTTGCGTCGCCCCGGTCAACACCGTGGCCGAGGCGGTCGACGACCAGCAGTACGCGGCCCGGGGCATGGTGGTCGAGGCCGACCACGCCACCGAAGGCATCTTCCGCCAGACCGGACCCGTCTGGGCCGGCACCACCCGGCCCGACGGCCCCTACCCGGTCCGCGCGGGAACGGTCACCGACACCGCCGACCTGCTCGCAGAAGCGGGCTACGAGCGGACGACCATCGACGGACTTCTCGAGAACGGAGTGATCGCGTGA
- a CDS encoding MaoC family dehydratase N-terminal domain-containing protein, with the protein MSDLPPSIAELIDKPQYPVTANFPVELGYSFNTLAATENGNPLYWDPAVADELTGGMTVPPTTLSLWMRPHRWEPGAEEELVALKVHFDLKEMLELPEAIMSDNTLILHEPVRPGDVISHHQVLRSVSDEKTTKLGSGRFWSIDIVYTNQDDELVGIESYTGFGYSKSLRDRDASGVALAQTPSPAARPSPPPDGERLPELIYDVTATTVVLGALASRDWRPMHHDFKFATERNGTQDIFLNTPNLAAWFERYITDWTGPRGRIGRMTFRMRDSIFPDDRMVFTGTVTGVTTDDQGCAWAELDITVAVRNDGEPERLCCTCNARVAIPTDESDNPWARKGQNWTP; encoded by the coding sequence GTGAGCGACCTTCCCCCGTCCATTGCCGAGCTCATCGACAAGCCCCAGTACCCGGTCACCGCCAACTTCCCGGTCGAGCTCGGCTACAGCTTCAACACGCTCGCCGCCACCGAGAACGGCAACCCGCTCTACTGGGACCCCGCGGTGGCCGACGAGCTCACCGGCGGCATGACGGTGCCGCCCACCACACTGTCGCTGTGGATGCGCCCCCACCGCTGGGAGCCGGGCGCCGAAGAGGAACTCGTCGCCCTCAAGGTCCACTTCGACCTGAAGGAGATGCTCGAACTCCCTGAGGCGATCATGAGCGACAACACGCTGATCCTCCACGAGCCGGTGCGCCCCGGCGACGTGATCAGCCACCACCAGGTACTCCGCTCGGTGAGCGACGAGAAGACCACCAAGCTCGGCTCCGGCCGTTTCTGGTCGATCGACATCGTCTACACCAACCAGGACGACGAGCTCGTCGGCATCGAGAGCTACACCGGTTTCGGATACTCCAAATCGCTGCGAGATCGCGACGCCTCCGGCGTCGCTCTTGCGCAGACTCCCTCTCCGGCAGCTCGTCCCTCGCCGCCTCCCGACGGCGAACGTCTACCCGAGCTGATCTACGACGTCACCGCGACCACGGTGGTGCTCGGTGCGCTGGCCAGCCGCGACTGGCGGCCGATGCACCACGACTTCAAGTTCGCCACCGAACGCAACGGCACCCAGGACATCTTCCTCAACACACCCAACCTCGCCGCCTGGTTCGAGCGCTACATCACCGACTGGACCGGCCCTCGCGGCCGCATCGGCCGCATGACGTTCCGCATGCGCGACTCGATCTTCCCCGACGACCGCATGGTGTTCACCGGCACCGTGACCGGCGTGACCACCGACGACCAGGGCTGCGCCTGGGCCGAGCTCGACATCACCGTCGCCGTGCGCAACGACGGCGAGCCCGAACGGCTCTGCTGCACCTGCAACGCCCGAGTGGCGATCCCGACCGACGAATCTGACAACCCGTGGGCCCGCAAGGGCCAGAACTGGACTCCCTGA
- the tpx gene encoding thiol peroxidase translates to MAEITLGGNPVHTSGDLPAVGSPAPAFTLTKADFSSVSSTDLAGGPVILNIFPSIDTPTCATSVRTFNEQAAGLDATVLCVSADLPPAAGRFCGAEGIENVSTGSTFKNPEMLDDYGVRIIDGKLEGLAARAVVVIGADGYVAHAELVPEIAQEPDYSAAISALG, encoded by the coding sequence ATGGCTGAGATCACACTCGGAGGCAACCCCGTCCACACCAGCGGCGATCTGCCCGCGGTCGGATCCCCGGCGCCGGCCTTCACCCTCACCAAGGCCGACTTCAGCTCGGTGTCGTCGACCGATCTCGCCGGTGGCCCGGTCATCCTCAACATCTTCCCGTCGATCGACACGCCGACGTGCGCCACGAGCGTGCGCACCTTCAACGAGCAGGCGGCCGGCCTCGACGCCACCGTGCTCTGCGTGTCGGCCGACCTCCCTCCCGCAGCCGGTCGCTTCTGTGGTGCCGAGGGCATCGAGAACGTGTCGACCGGGTCCACCTTCAAGAACCCCGAGATGCTCGACGACTACGGCGTCCGCATCATCGACGGCAAGCTCGAAGGCCTCGCGGCCCGTGCGGTCGTCGTCATCGGCGCCGACGGCTACGTCGCCCACGCCGAGCTCGTACCCGAGATCGCCCAGGAGCCCGACTACTCGGCCGCGATCAGCGCGCTCGGTTAG
- a CDS encoding tyrosine-protein phosphatase: MPVARVEGTLVLCGLDAIGPDPVGLLTKVEGDTVVCLQTDEELRRRFPAYVDWLAAPAPHTALRLPTADHLVAADTEVRELVVDIHRRLRTGERVIVHCGAGWGRAGVIAVLVMCAAGAEIDMALRDLRLARPAAGPQSADQDLQIERLAGRLRAATPR; this comes from the coding sequence GTGCCCGTCGCACGCGTCGAAGGAACACTCGTCCTCTGTGGGCTCGACGCGATCGGCCCCGATCCCGTCGGCTTGCTGACGAAGGTCGAAGGCGACACGGTCGTCTGCCTCCAGACCGACGAGGAGCTGCGCCGCCGTTTCCCTGCCTATGTGGACTGGCTGGCCGCCCCCGCGCCCCACACCGCGTTGCGGCTGCCCACAGCCGACCATCTGGTCGCCGCCGACACCGAGGTGAGGGAACTGGTCGTCGACATCCACCGTCGGTTGCGCACCGGGGAGCGGGTGATCGTACATTGCGGGGCCGGATGGGGGAGAGCGGGAGTCATCGCCGTCCTCGTGATGTGCGCGGCCGGCGCCGAGATCGACATGGCGCTGCGCGACCTGCGGCTGGCCCGCCCGGCGGCGGGTCCCCAATCCGCCGATCAGGATCTCCAGATCGAGCGTCTGGCCGGGCGGCTGCGGGCGGCCACTCCCCGCTGA
- the xylA gene encoding xylose isomerase: protein MAEFFTDVDAITYAGPASDDPLTYRWYDKDRVVGDKTLAEHLRLAVCYWHSFNWPGNDVFGDGTFDRPWLDPSLDPMTAARTKMAAAFEFIEKLGVPFFSFHDHDMAPYGGTFAEETAALHELADEAMAHMDRTGIKLLWGTARLFHHPRYLAGAATNPDPDVFARAAAQVANCLDVTHEMGGANYVLWGGREGYETLLNTDLPREMDQLGRFLSMVVEHKHQIGFQGTLLIEPKPQEPTKHQYDYDSATVFGFLQKYGLENEIKVNIEVNHATLSGHDFAHEVAVAQSHGIFGSVDANRGDDRLGWDTDQFPNSVDSLVPAVYEIIRGGGFETGGFMFDTKLRRTSIDRSDLFHGHVGGIDTLAKAFLVAHAMVDDGALEDLRSARYAGWAGDEGRAILDGQRTLEDLRTRVTAADLDPAPVSGAQEALEDLVNRYIERVA from the coding sequence ATGGCCGAGTTCTTCACCGATGTCGACGCGATCACCTACGCCGGGCCCGCCAGCGACGATCCGCTCACGTACCGCTGGTACGACAAGGACCGAGTGGTGGGCGACAAGACCCTGGCCGAGCATCTGCGGCTGGCCGTCTGCTACTGGCACTCGTTCAACTGGCCCGGCAACGACGTGTTCGGCGACGGCACCTTCGACCGCCCATGGCTCGACCCGTCGCTCGATCCGATGACGGCGGCCCGCACGAAGATGGCGGCTGCGTTCGAGTTCATCGAGAAGCTCGGGGTGCCGTTCTTCTCGTTCCACGACCACGACATGGCGCCCTACGGCGGAACCTTCGCCGAGGAGACCGCGGCGCTGCACGAGCTGGCCGACGAGGCGATGGCCCACATGGATCGCACCGGGATCAAGCTGCTGTGGGGCACGGCCCGGCTCTTCCACCACCCGCGCTACCTGGCCGGGGCCGCCACCAACCCCGATCCCGACGTGTTCGCCCGGGCCGCCGCCCAGGTGGCGAACTGCCTGGATGTCACGCACGAGATGGGGGGTGCCAATTATGTGCTCTGGGGCGGTCGTGAAGGCTACGAGACGCTGCTCAACACGGACCTGCCTCGCGAGATGGACCAGCTCGGACGGTTCCTCTCGATGGTCGTCGAGCACAAGCACCAGATCGGTTTCCAGGGGACCCTGCTGATCGAGCCCAAGCCCCAGGAACCCACCAAACATCAGTACGACTACGACTCGGCGACGGTGTTCGGATTCCTCCAGAAGTACGGGCTCGAGAACGAGATCAAGGTCAACATCGAGGTCAACCACGCCACCCTGTCGGGCCACGACTTCGCCCACGAGGTGGCCGTGGCCCAGTCGCACGGCATCTTCGGATCGGTCGACGCCAACCGGGGCGACGATCGCCTGGGCTGGGACACCGACCAGTTCCCGAACTCGGTCGACTCGCTGGTGCCCGCGGTCTACGAGATCATTCGCGGCGGCGGCTTCGAGACCGGCGGCTTCATGTTCGACACCAAGCTCCGGCGCACGTCGATCGATCGCAGTGACCTCTTCCACGGCCACGTGGGCGGCATCGACACACTCGCCAAGGCATTCCTGGTCGCCCACGCGATGGTCGACGACGGTGCCCTCGAGGATCTGCGCTCCGCTCGCTACGCCGGGTGGGCCGGCGACGAAGGCCGCGCGATCCTCGACGGCCAGCGCACCCTGGAGGATCTGCGCACCCGGGTGACGGCCGCCGACCTCGACCCGGCGCCGGTGTCGGGGGCGCAGGAAGCGCTCGAGGACCTCGTCAACCGCTACATCGAGCGTGTCGCCTGA
- a CDS encoding acyl-CoA dehydrogenase family protein → MLNLDFSEEQEMLRDMVRGVCAQHAPFEKVRELEDDPDGIATELWDQLGELGVTGLMLPEEYGGSGMSLIEGVIVYEELGRSLAPVPHFVSSVLSAGAILRGGTDEQKSSLLPELAAGSTIITPAWLEPDNGYSPKGVQLTATVDGDHAVLNGSKMHVYFARAADQMLVLARTGDAPTDIDLFLVPTDTTGVTLEQRMSISSDTQYRVEFADVSVPVANRIGAAGTGWATWDDVMLEAVILASAQAMGGADYALEITAQYSKDREQFDKALAEFQAISHGLADARTELDGGKILVYEAAWAQSQGKDISRLAPMAKLFTGTVYRDLTAMAQQIFGGVGFTLEYDIQLYFRRAKQLQISWWDKATCEERVAESVLG, encoded by the coding sequence ATGCTGAATCTCGATTTCTCCGAAGAACAGGAAATGCTGCGCGACATGGTGCGCGGCGTCTGCGCGCAGCACGCGCCGTTCGAGAAGGTACGCGAGCTCGAGGACGACCCCGACGGCATCGCCACCGAGCTGTGGGACCAGCTGGGCGAGCTGGGTGTCACCGGGCTGATGCTGCCCGAGGAGTACGGCGGGTCGGGCATGAGCCTCATCGAAGGCGTCATCGTCTACGAGGAGCTCGGCCGTTCGCTGGCGCCGGTGCCCCACTTCGTGAGCAGTGTCCTCAGCGCCGGCGCGATCCTGCGCGGCGGGACCGACGAGCAGAAGTCGAGCCTGCTCCCCGAGCTCGCCGCCGGGTCCACCATCATCACCCCCGCCTGGCTGGAGCCCGACAACGGCTACTCGCCGAAGGGCGTCCAGCTGACCGCGACCGTCGATGGCGACCACGCGGTGCTCAACGGTTCGAAGATGCACGTCTACTTCGCCCGGGCCGCCGACCAGATGCTCGTGCTCGCCCGTACCGGCGACGCCCCGACCGACATCGACCTCTTCCTCGTGCCCACCGACACCACCGGCGTCACCCTCGAGCAACGAATGTCGATCTCGTCCGACACCCAGTACCGGGTCGAGTTCGCCGACGTTTCCGTGCCCGTGGCCAACCGCATCGGCGCAGCCGGCACCGGTTGGGCCACATGGGACGACGTGATGCTCGAAGCCGTGATCCTCGCCTCGGCCCAGGCCATGGGCGGCGCCGACTACGCCCTGGAGATCACCGCCCAGTACTCGAAGGACCGTGAGCAGTTCGACAAGGCCCTCGCCGAGTTCCAGGCGATCTCGCATGGCCTGGCCGATGCCCGCACCGAGCTCGACGGCGGCAAGATCCTGGTCTACGAAGCCGCGTGGGCCCAGTCGCAGGGCAAGGACATCAGCCGCCTCGCACCGATGGCCAAGCTCTTCACCGGCACGGTCTACCGCGACCTCACCGCCATGGCGCAGCAGATCTTCGGCGGCGTCGGCTTCACCCTCGAGTACGACATCCAGCTCTACTTCCGCCGGGCCAAGCAGCTCCAGATCAGCTGGTGGGACAAGGCCACCTGCGAAGAGCGCGTCGCCGAGAGCGTGCTGGGCTAG
- a CDS encoding CoA transferase: MRLGETVNPQDPDQPSPLAGIRILAAEQMAALPYATQLLARLGAEVVKVEHPTMGDSGRGSVPFIEDPQGRKVGATFLRNNFNKRSVALDLKAPEGVEIFLDLSTRFDIVCENFKAGTADRLGIGYDAVAARHPEVVYLSVSGFGNDPRSPYMHRAAYAAVVEGMSGIYEYKRRPGRRPTANPVGALGDISSALFGVIGILAALRHRDLTGRGQHIDIAMLDATMAMTDIVSNFYSMGIPDEQSSGVGIVETFSAGEGSFVLQIVREPHFEKVARLTGNEDWLTDERFESRAGWQEHFDDVIRPGVERWAADKTNREAVAILSGEGIAAGESNTSKDIVEDEHVAVRNMLVEVPRADGGDPVLVPGNPVKMSRTQEGPETRFPWLGEHTDEVLAEELGLSPDRLAALRDAGTTS; this comes from the coding sequence ATGCGCCTCGGAGAAACCGTCAACCCTCAGGACCCCGACCAGCCGAGCCCCCTCGCCGGGATACGGATCCTCGCGGCCGAGCAGATGGCGGCACTCCCGTACGCGACCCAGTTGTTGGCCCGGCTCGGCGCCGAGGTCGTCAAGGTCGAGCATCCCACCATGGGCGACAGCGGACGCGGCTCGGTTCCCTTCATCGAAGACCCGCAGGGGCGCAAGGTGGGCGCGACGTTCCTGCGCAACAACTTCAACAAGCGCAGCGTCGCACTGGACCTCAAGGCCCCCGAGGGGGTCGAGATCTTCCTCGACCTGTCGACCCGTTTCGACATCGTGTGCGAGAACTTCAAGGCCGGCACCGCCGACCGGCTCGGGATCGGCTACGACGCAGTGGCCGCCCGTCACCCCGAGGTCGTCTATCTCTCGGTCTCGGGCTTCGGCAACGACCCACGGTCGCCCTACATGCATCGCGCCGCCTACGCCGCGGTGGTCGAGGGAATGTCGGGCATCTACGAGTACAAGCGCCGCCCCGGTCGCCGCCCCACGGCCAATCCGGTCGGCGCACTGGGCGACATCAGCAGCGCGCTGTTCGGCGTGATCGGCATCCTCGCGGCGCTGCGCCATCGCGACCTCACGGGCCGAGGTCAGCACATCGACATCGCCATGCTCGACGCCACCATGGCGATGACCGACATCGTCTCCAACTTCTATTCGATGGGCATTCCCGACGAACAGTCGTCCGGCGTGGGCATCGTCGAGACGTTCTCCGCGGGCGAGGGCAGCTTCGTGCTCCAGATCGTCCGTGAGCCCCACTTCGAGAAGGTCGCCCGACTCACCGGCAACGAGGACTGGCTCACCGACGAACGCTTCGAGTCCCGCGCCGGTTGGCAGGAGCACTTCGACGACGTGATCCGGCCGGGAGTCGAGCGCTGGGCCGCGGACAAGACCAACCGCGAGGCGGTGGCGATCCTCTCCGGCGAGGGCATCGCCGCCGGCGAGTCCAACACCAGCAAGGACATCGTGGAGGACGAACACGTCGCCGTGCGCAACATGTTGGTCGAGGTTCCTCGCGCCGACGGCGGCGACCCGGTGCTGGTGCCCGGCAACCCGGTGAAGATGTCGCGCACCCAGGAGGGCCCCGAGACCCGTTTCCCGTGGCTGGGCGAGCACACCGACGAGGTGCTGGCCGAGGAACTCGGCCTCTCCCCCGACCGCCTCGCTGCCCTCCGGGACGCCGGCACCACCTCCTGA
- the ybaK gene encoding Cys-tRNA(Pro) deacylase → MTPAIEMLRELGIAHTIAAYDHDPARGSYGDEAVEALGLDPESVFKTLMVTLDDGSFAIGVVPVGAQLDLKAIAAAAGAKKAVMTDSAEAQRRSGYVLGGISPFGQKRPARTFVDEWAGALAIVHCSGGRRGLEIGVAPSAFVDALGATFAAIAAW, encoded by the coding sequence ATGACGCCGGCCATCGAGATGCTCCGTGAGCTCGGCATCGCCCACACCATCGCGGCGTACGACCACGATCCGGCCCGCGGCTCGTACGGCGACGAAGCAGTCGAGGCGCTGGGACTCGACCCCGAATCGGTCTTCAAGACCCTGATGGTCACGCTCGACGACGGCTCGTTTGCGATCGGCGTCGTCCCCGTCGGCGCACAACTCGATCTGAAGGCCATCGCCGCGGCCGCCGGTGCGAAGAAGGCGGTGATGACCGACTCGGCCGAGGCGCAGCGACGTTCCGGCTATGTGCTCGGCGGCATCAGCCCGTTCGGCCAGAAGCGACCCGCTCGGACCTTCGTCGACGAGTGGGCCGGTGCTCTCGCCATCGTGCACTGCAGCGGCGGTCGGCGGGGCCTCGAGATCGGCGTGGCACCGTCGGCCTTCGTCGACGCACTCGGTGCGACCTTCGCGGCGATCGCCGCGTGGTGA
- the xylB gene encoding xylulokinase, with protein sequence MPLVAGIDSSTQSTKVELRDLDTGDVVATGRASHPPTAPPRSEQDPRAWWDALIEAFSATGAHRDEVVAVSVAGQQHGLVVLGDDGEPLRPAKLWNDTESADQATRLVAAIGADAWADACGSVPVASFTITKLRWLVETEPTLVPRIARLLLPHDYLTWRLTGAAVTDRGDASGGGWFDRATGAYRDDLLALVGGRDDWAHLLPRVLRPEEPAGPLLPAAADALGLRPGIVVGPGTGDNMAGALGLDLRPGDIAMSLGTSGTVYAVSTTPTCDRSGAVAGFCDATGNHLPLVCTLNATRVTDTVASWLGVDRDQFARLALTAPSGANGVSLTPYFDGERTPDLPHATGTFEGLRNSTVPADLARAAHEGVVRGLLHGLDALTAAGAATDGRLHLVGGGAQSRAYRGVVADLFDGSVVVPHDDETVATGACVQAAWAHGGRAATAGWTLGAGDEL encoded by the coding sequence ATGCCGCTGGTCGCCGGGATCGACTCGTCGACCCAGTCCACCAAGGTCGAACTGCGCGACCTCGACACCGGTGACGTCGTCGCCACCGGCCGGGCCTCGCACCCGCCCACCGCGCCGCCGCGCAGTGAGCAGGACCCGCGCGCCTGGTGGGACGCCCTGATCGAGGCGTTCTCGGCAACCGGCGCCCATCGCGACGAGGTGGTGGCGGTCTCGGTCGCCGGGCAACAACACGGCCTCGTGGTGTTGGGTGACGACGGCGAGCCGTTGCGCCCGGCCAAGCTCTGGAACGACACCGAGTCGGCGGACCAGGCGACCCGACTGGTCGCCGCCATCGGCGCCGACGCGTGGGCAGATGCGTGCGGTTCCGTGCCGGTCGCGTCCTTCACCATCACCAAGCTCAGGTGGCTGGTCGAGACCGAACCGACGCTCGTTCCCCGGATCGCCCGGCTGCTCCTGCCCCACGACTACCTGACCTGGCGGCTCACCGGCGCAGCGGTCACGGATCGGGGCGACGCGTCGGGTGGGGGATGGTTCGATCGCGCCACCGGCGCCTACCGGGACGACCTGCTCGCGTTGGTCGGCGGGCGCGACGACTGGGCCCACCTGCTGCCGCGGGTCCTCCGCCCCGAGGAACCGGCCGGCCCACTGCTGCCGGCCGCGGCCGACGCGCTCGGCCTCCGCCCCGGGATCGTGGTGGGGCCGGGCACCGGCGACAACATGGCCGGCGCCCTCGGCCTCGATCTGCGGCCGGGTGACATCGCAATGTCACTGGGCACCTCCGGCACGGTCTACGCCGTCTCGACGACGCCCACCTGCGACCGGTCAGGAGCGGTGGCCGGGTTCTGCGACGCAACCGGGAACCATCTGCCGCTGGTGTGCACACTCAACGCGACCCGGGTGACCGACACGGTGGCGTCCTGGCTGGGCGTCGATCGCGACCAGTTCGCCCGATTGGCCCTCACCGCGCCGTCGGGGGCCAACGGGGTCTCGCTCACGCCCTATTTCGACGGCGAGCGCACCCCGGACCTACCCCACGCCACCGGCACCTTCGAGGGGCTCCGCAATTCGACCGTCCCGGCCGACCTCGCTCGCGCCGCCCACGAGGGGGTGGTTCGGGGACTTCTCCACGGACTCGACGCGCTGACTGCCGCGGGCGCGGCGACCGATGGACGATTGCACCTGGTCGGTGGCGGCGCGCAGAGCCGCGCCTATCGAGGGGTCGTAGCCGACCTGTTCGACGGATCGGTCGTCGTGCCCCACGACGACGAGACCGTCGCCACGGGGGCCTGTGTGCAGGCCGCGTGGGCCCATGGCGGCCGCGCCGCCACCGCGGGGTGGACGCTCGGCGCCGGCGACGAGCTCTAG